AGGCAAAGGCGGCATCTTTTTCCAAGGGGGAAGAGAAGGGAGTGGAGCTGGGGGTGACTTTGAGGAAGACGATGGAagaagcaggaggaggaggaggaagagcgAGCGGgaattttatttctctctctctctcttctttttcttttcttttctgcaggGGTTTCTCTCTGTCCTTGAGATTTGTTCAagatttggggttttttacctttttttttttggacagcCATTCAAGAGTCAAGAGTCAAGGCCAGTCTGGTTCGATTTTAATTTTCCAGTAAAATTCACGttaggaaaatgtttcttcattttttttttttttttggtggaatgggTGAGATGAAAATAAGCTGAAATGTCTTGAGGTCATGTTTGATTTGAATCATTTTCTCCATGTTATAAAAAGCTTCCTTTTGCattaagaaactttttttttttgttccgttCAAAACGAGGATTctaaaaaaatgacattttccCCTAGTTTTATCATAATATAGTACCAGTAACTTATTGTCTTTtataaattggcacaatttaCATTCTCGATTTCGAAAATTTACCATTTGTATCCTAATCTTTCATCTTCTACAATGTCGACAGTGCCATGTACGCAAAGCATAAATTTTTTCATACAAAACCCACAaataatgtaaatattttgaaataactaaTGCAAATCGTATTTAGACAAAATCTTCAGAAATATTTGCGTAAAAAAGGATGACCATTCTATTTCTGATGGGCCTCCTTGGCTGCCTAGAACTAGAAGTAGAGCTTCTTTTGCCAGgctcatgatttattttttgttccatcatttctttcctccttcctttttgTCAAAGATCACATGAGCAACAgcaaaaaatgatattattgaTAACCATGATAAGACATGGCGAGATTATATTGCATCACACAGGAGGCGCATAACATTGCGACAGTTGCCTTGATACGGTTTTGCCAACGTCATCGAACAGAAAAGGACAATGACATTTGTTTTATTGCATCTGGGCATCATTCTTATTGAGTGCAATCTTGGTAAGTATGACTTCATATGTTTAGCATGTGTTCCTGAGGTCAATCTGAGAAACAGTAGAGCTTCTTCAGGGATATTGTATGAGAGTAAATTGAATGTCATCGTGAGACACCAATTCGAGGGGCATAGTACTCGATCCCTCCTGGTTGAGACGAGTTGTTTTGCCTGGCAATCTTCCTCCCTGAGAATAAAGACCTTTCGTCATAGGTTCTTTAGTactcattttctcttctaaAGTTCCCTCAAACTAGAGCAAAACTATATGGTTTGTCCAGGTTTGGGTCTCCATTTGCATTAGATCGCCAACTGCTCAAGGCAATGAGTTTCTAAAGAACTTCAGTGTGATTTCATAGTTTATGTTTCAGTTTTGCGTTTGTGTGTGGCAGCGTGATGCGTGCTTCTATGTTGTCATTTTACTTTTGCCATTTGCCAACAAAATCACGTCACTTGCCTtgtgatgtggacatcgagtcatatcgaggaggaggtgctagggacccattgtctattcctactggttcgattactcgagcgcgggccaaacaattcaagcaagctgttggcatcatggttcgtgatctttggcgtgaagatgaccttggatcaaatcttgaagaatcttggaaatcttgatgcaatttaattatcttgtcaccaaataattcgcattagatttttagggttggtttttagggtttgtgtggcagcctatataaaggatttgccaaatttctttgaggacagagagatattttatttttgaggaaaaaaattgagaggttctctttttactgttcttttgaggacttgacctaatcaagattctcttcgacttatcgagcgagatagcgaattctttcgctcgtggcgtgcgtctataacgttggttggttgacacgtgttcgtcaacaggtcacgttcataccaaggttgccaatcacaggtttgattggaggtcgaggtttgcaattcgcaccatctagGCCATCGTAGAACGATCcatccgcaacgattcacatcaccTTGGTTCTGAAGTCGGCTCTGGAGGTGCAGTCTCTGGCTTCAGAGCTGGTTCTGGGGGTGTGGTTTTCCAGCACTGGTGTTTGTTCTTGGGGTTCTTCGATCCAGACAGGAACGTTGTTTGCCTCTTTTCATGTTCAAATGAATCAAAAAATCTTCTTCTCCAGTCAAACAGAAGCCTTACAAATCTTAAAACTCAATGACTTACCGAGTTCCTAAACTGGAGATTGTACAGCATCTGGCTAGTTTCTGTTCCTTGTTCATTTGCCTCCAAACTCCTTACCCTGACCCCATGTTCAAGAGCGTCATTGCATAGATCTTCCATGTATAGCTGCCAAGAAGCACAATCAAGGATCAAATAAAAGTTGTGCACAATGAGTTGACTGGTTTATCCAACTTTTTATACTGACCAGTAGTATATTAGGTGAAGACCAGCTATCGAGATGCTGTTCCAATATTCAGGATGCTTTTTGCATTCCTCGAAGAAATCAGCGATCTTGTTGCttgattcatcatcattgtTGTAGGATCAATGAGAAATTCTGAAATACCATCAACAGTCATTTCTGCAGAACTCCCTTGATTAGTTGCAAACATGGGCAATGCACAATTCAGCGCTTCAACAACCGTTAGACCAAACCGTTCGTATAGTGCAGACTGCACAAAGGCTCCCCGTGTATATGCAATACGGTGATAAAGTTCTCCTTTCCAACATCTGTCAATTTGAGCTGCTATCCTTCTGAACTCCCTTCAGTTGGTATTTTTCTATCAAGGAGtgcattctttttatttccacAGTTTCTTCCCTATCTTCTGATTTCACTGGGTCAAAGAATCCTGTGACATCCACCAGATTCACCAAACTTCTCAGCCTTCCCATACCACTCAGAccagaaatatttttcattttatcaagCCTTGCCATAGAAAAAATGATTGGTTTGTTCCGATTGGCAATCCCTGTCCACATATACAAGAGTTAACAATATATGACATCAAACGCAAATTTTGCCTCCCTATATAAACAGATTGGAAAGGAACTAACAGATGCTCGTTGTTGTCCTCCTTGTTGTATAGTAGTTCCTCAATAGCGGGGTGAACATTGGTCAGCCTTCTTTCTTTCTGTGTGAAGGGATACACAAAATTATCAGCCCCCAGACAAGCAACATCGAACTTCAGTTCAAAAACATTGATGCCAGAGACACCTGAAATAGCCCTGGCACAGTGGATGCTCTATAACTTTCATATGCCCCACGCATAGATTGACTGGAGAAATTAACTTTCCCGATGAACATCATTGATAATAAGtcaattaacaaattttatCAGGTTTGAAGGACCAAAACTAACCTTCCAGCAATTTCTTGGTATGTGCTGGTTATGACATAATCCATCTGATTCATCGCAATCAAGTCTGCAGTAAATTGACATGAATAATGGTATTTTGAATCAAGCTCCTTCCACTGAGCGTCCGAGTCCTCATACTCGATGCTCTCTAGGGCATGAGCTATAGTACCCTGTATTGGATGCGAAAGAAGCCAACATTTGCTAGCAAAAAAACAGCTCCTGAGATTTTAGGTCTTCCATGACTTTGCAGGATTAGCCAGGAACAAGAGGGAAATGGCAGAATATTTAAAATTACCAAGCCCATGTTATTTCTAGTTTGCTAGCAATAAGTGATGCCACCAGGTTTCCAACTAAGTAGTTTCCGAATATAAGATCTGGTTTAGAATCCATGTGTTTCATGAACCTTGCAGCCACATCCTGACAAAatgaacacacacacacacacacatatatacacaTACACATAGATAAGACAATTATGCACCGACCTCCATAATACTTAAAAACTGCTGATGAAGCAAAAaattccaggatgaatgcctGAGCAAATCTTTCTAGGAAAGGATCGATACTGAAATGGGACACCCATTGGTGGAGAACGACTCCTTCTGGTGTCTCAAAAAGGACCCGAAGAATGTAAGAGTGCTTTGTCTTGAAGATCGGCTGCTTTGCATCAGGGATAAGTCGCATAACCTGGATAAGTGGAATTGCAAAAGACGACACAGAACATTCTTTCTATTTTGTGAGTTAATGTTATCTAGACGACAGAACTAATCTCCGTGGCCTTGAAAGTCAATCACCGCAAGAATGTTAGGCTTCACTGCAAGGCCCTGCTGCTTAGTTCTCAGGAGCAGTTCTTCTTCCAAAGCCCTCGCTTGATCAAAAACGTAAACCACCGGCGGAGATCACGCAgcatcataaaatttatgtaGTCATATTTGCATCGTAGATAATTGACAATCAAAAGTAGTGATAAATGGAATTTCCCTTTGCAGTTTACTACATTTAAACGACTCGCAATGATCACATATTTAGCACCATGCCACCTGTATCTGGCAACCCAAGGGCATCTGACTAGCCGAAGTAGCCACAAGGAGAGATTATGACAACATCGAAAAACATAGGAAGCCTGCTGATGAACAGGTACATTTCTTACCGAGCCAAAGCTTGAAGCAATTCGAACAATGCATGGTTTCTTTCACCCTTTCTGAAGTAGCCCTCCAACCTTTTCCAAAGCCCGGTTCCTTAATCCTGGGAAAAAGATAATTGGCAAGCCAAGTTTAATTGCAATGACAAAAGGGAGTTGAGCAGTTTTCTTTTCCGCAAGCAACGACAAACTGATAACCTCTGCTCAAAGTTCTCTATAGGCGCATCTTTCGGAAATGTGGAGCTGAGAATGCACCCACGGTGGCCTCCAAGAACCCGAGCCCCCTCAACGTTGTCTTCAATTGACTGCTCCGCTTCTTCCATAACCTCCCCACGTTTCATCAACCTTAACCCAGTTGACACAACCTTTGCCCAACCAAGAACCAAATCAAGAAACGAGTGAACTTCATGAGACACGCCCAACACGCGCGCACGCACGGAGGCACAAAAATCGAGAACTTAGGAACCGAACCGGATTTGAAAAATGTCCCCCTTAGCTCCTCAAATCGACTTTGAAGTACCTACCCGACTTCATCACATCCTGCACAATAACGGTCAACAAACCCGCCCTTTTAATGGCTGAACCTGAGGCCATTTCCGCTATTCAAGAAGCGCGAGAACGCTGCTAAACCGAGAAGACTTGGAATTCTCAAAGGAGCTCTTGTTCCTTCTTGCCTGGATGGGAATGTGCATATATAGTGAGAGAGTTGCGGGAGAGGAGAGAGGCATGGATTGGGAGGAGGAGAACGAACAATCTTTGTGGAACTAAGCGGGGAATTGCGAATATCTAATTCAAGAAAGGAAGTTAGTGTGGCAAAGCTAACTTCTATGTCGCAAGAAAACCTTCCGATCCTCCCCTTCTCCGGCAagcaattttgaaaaagaaaattcagccAAGTCTATTAACTCATCGTGTTCTCTCGTTTCGACCTCGCCGCCGCAGCTCAGGCAACGCTGGCAGCGGTGACTTCATTGCCGAGCGGACGAGCCCGAGGCCGAGCTGGAGTCAGCGAAGCGGCGCCGATCGGGCTGcggagaggaaagaaaagagagggagctGCGAGTGCTCGGAGGAGGCAAAACAGAGCAAGAAACAGAGCATCGACGACGACGCTCTGCTGCGAATGTGAGCGTtgtaaatagaaaaagtaaagaCGCGAGTTTCGAAATTAGTTTATGTAAATTGTAAGTAGGGGGAGTCTTAGGATAATTTCACATAATTAAGTAAATAACGGTAATCTTGAAATTGTGGGCTGCCTAGAACTGGAGGTAGGACTTCTTTGCCGGGCTCATCATTGACCCTCTGTTCTCCTCTTTTTGCTCTTTGTTAAGAACAAGCAGCACACTCGAAGATCACAGTAGTAACTACAAGAAGGAAGTTATTGTCTTATCGATAAACCAGGAAGAGGCAAATCTGCTAGTTTTATTATCTGTTTTTCACAAGAGACGCGCTTTCCATTGCAACAGTTGCTTTGATACACCttgccagaaaaagaaaattgagcatAAAACGAAAATGACATTTTGTGTTATTGAATCTGGGCTTTATTCTTATTGAGTGCAGTTTCGGTATGACTTCAATGGCTTGCCCATGATGCCCCCTGAGGTCAATCTGATTCTGAGAAATAAAGCCTCGACAGGGCGTAGTATGAGATCAAGATGAATGTCATCGTGAGGCACCACCAGTTCCAGGGGCAAGTTATTTCGTTCCCTATCCTCGAGGCGAGCGGCTTTTCTTGGATATCTTCCTCCCTGAGAATCAAAAAGCTGGTTAGTTCAACATAGCCCTCTGGGTTCTTTGATACTTGGCTTCTTTTACATAAGCTCACTGAAAACTTTTGTTAACAGAATGATGTGGTTTGTGCATTTGATTGTGTGCGTCTCCGTGTGCGTTAGATTCACTGACAAATGGAATTAACTGCTCAAGGCAAAACGATGGTTTGGGCAAAATTTCTCACCTTGGCAGCTCCGGTTTCGGGATCATTTGCCCACTATAAGATCTCCTTAGTTCACTGAAAGATCGCAAAGTGTTGGTTGCATTCTAAAGAACTTCAATGTGCTTAGATGGATTATGTTTCAGTTCTCGTTGTTAAGTGACGTTCGATGATGTCATTTTGGTTTGCCAACAAAATCATGTCACTTGCCTGGGTTCTGGTGTCCCTTTTGAAGGTACAGTCCCTGGCTCTGGAGTTGGTTTTTGGGGCTTGCTCCCCACCTTCGCCCCTTGTTCTTGGGGTTCTTCAGTCGGGATTGGAACGTTCTTCGCCTGTTTTCATAGCTCAAATTAATCAAACCATCTTTTCTCGAATTGAAAAGAAAGCCTTGTAAGTCTCCAACTGAGATAACTCACCAACTTCCTGAAATGGAGATTGTACATCATCTGAATGTATCTTGTCTTAGCAAGTTTCTGTTGCTTGTTCATATGCCTCCAAACCCCATACATGGACCCCATGTTCAAGAGCTTCTTTGCGTAGATTTTCCACGTATAGCTGGGAAGAAGCACAACCAAGGATCAAATAATTGTTTTGTATGATGAGTCACAATACTTGCTAAGTTATATTTACCACTCATATATACGCTGAAGGCCGCCTGTTGAGATCGTATTCCAATATTCAGGACCTTTTTTGCATTTCTCGAAGAAATCGGCAATCTTGTTGCTTGACTCGTCACCATTGTTGGGATCAATGTGAAACCCTGAAACACCATCAACAATAATCTCTGCAGGACCACCTTGATTAGTGGCGAATGTGGGCAATCCACAGTTCATTGCTTCAATGACAGTGAGACCAAAAGCTTCATACAGAGCGGGCTGCACAAAAGCTCCTTTGGTATCTGCAATACAGCGGTATAGTTCTCCATTTCGATATCTGTCAGTTTGAGCCGCAATCCATCTGAACTGACCCTTGAGTTGGTATTTCTCTATCAAGGCGtgcatctttttaatttctgcaatttCTTCCCTATCTTTTGATTTCGCTGGGTCAAAGAATCCTGCTACAACAACAAGATTCACCAAATTTCTAAGCCTTTTGTTCTTCCCATACCACTCAGTTAGTCCACTGATATTTTTTACGGTATCGAGCCTTGCCATCGAAAAAATGATTGGTTTCTTCCGATCAGCAAGAAAACCCCTGTCCATATATACAAGAGTTAACACCAGGAACATGCCTCGAAACCCAAATGTTCAAGCCAAGATAAACTAATAGGGAAGGGACTAACAAACGCTCGTTGTTGTCCTCCTCCTTGTATAGTAGTTCCTCGATGGCAGGATGAAAATAAGTCAACCTCTTTTGTTTCTGTGTATAGGGAAAGTACACAGTTTGATCGGCACCTGGGGCAGCAATATTGAATTTCGGTTCGAAAACATTGATGCCAGAGACCACCCGACAAAGCCCCGGCATAGTAAACACTGTGTGACTTTCATACTGTCCGGGCCTAGTTTTGCTGAAGAAAGATAATTGTCTTTAGCATCACTAGAAATACTTCGACCGACAAATTTTATCAACTTTGAAGGATACTGAAACTAACCTTCCAGCAATTTCTTGGTATGTGCTGGTAATGACAAAATCAGTCTGGTTCATTGCAATCAAGTCCGCGGTAAATTGACATGAAAAGTGGTATTTTGGATCAAGCTCCTTCCACTTGACATCTGAGTCCTCATACTTGGTTTTCTCTAGAGCATGAGCTATGGTACCCTGGATAGAGAGGAAGCCAACATTCAGCAGCAAAACAATAAATCATAAGAATTGGAGGTCTTCCGTCCAATTTTGTGGCATTAttcatgagagagagggaagtgGTAACCTGTGTTATTCCCAGTTTGCTAGCCATGAGAGAAGCCACCAGGTTCCCATCTGAGTAGTTTCCGATTATGAGATCCGGTTTACAATCCATGTGATCCATGATCTTCGCAGCCGCATCCTAATGAAATAACAAATGTATCGTCAAAAAACTAAGCACCGACAATCATATGAACTAAAAGTGACTGATGAAGCAATGAAATCCAGAATTTTTGCCTGAGCAAATCTTTCTAAGTAAGGATAGATGTCAAAACGGGACACCCATTGGCGGAGAACGTCTCCTTTTGACGTCTTAAAAGGGACCCGAAGAATGTAGGAGTGCTTTGTGTCAACGATGGGCTCCAACTCCTGGTCACACTTGGTGTTTTTTGCGTCTGGTATGAGTCGCGTGACCTGCATAAGTGGAATAGCGAAAGATAAGATGAAGCAGACTTTCCTATTGGTAAATTATCGACCTCTAGAGAACTAATCTCTCTGTGAGTTTGTGAGTGACTCACCACAAGAATGTTTGGCTTCACTGCAAGGCCCTGCTGTTTAATTCTGAGGAGCATTTCTTCCTCTAAAGCCCTCACTTGATCTAGGATGTAAACCACCTAGAGAAATTGTGCAGCAAAAGATTCTTTTTTATATCTTAAGTCAGACTTGTACCATGAGAGTCATGAAATTAAACTAGTCCACTTTTATCATGCACGGATTGCCTTTCATTTTGCAGTCAAACATTTGATACGTAATATCCATATATTTTTTAGTACCTGGCCACCTGTATCTGGCAACCCAAGGACGTCTGCCTGGCCAAAGTAGCCATGAGGAGAGAATATGACGACGTTGAAAATCATAGGAAGCCTGCTAATGAACAAGTCCATTTTCTCCGAGTCCAGAGCTTGAAGCAACTCGGACAGAGTATGCATCGTCTCTTTCACTCGCTCTGCAGTATCGCCCCAACCTTTTTCGAATCCTAGTTCCTTGATCCTGGAAAACCGAAAGGGAAAAACAATAAGCCAGGTTTCGTTAGACTATAAAAAAGGAGTTCaagaaattctcttttttgcGAAGGCGAGAATAAATTAGCAACCTCTGCTCAAACTTCTGTACAGGTTCATCTTTGGGAAATGCGGAGACGAATGCTTCGGCTGCTATCAATGCTGCTTGAAGTTTTGGGACCGTGTTCAAGTTCTGGTTAATGATTAGATTCTGCAAATCGGGACCAAAATAGAACCCGTCAACCTCTGGCGCTATCATTGGAAGTGTTGCATTCTTGTTGGTTGTTTGTTCCATTCATCGCCAAATTTGGCAGTTGTAAATGCTTACCTCTCCGTGATGGTTGAGGGCAAGCAAGAACTCAAGAAAAGACTTGGCACTCTGACTGTCCTTGCTCAATTTAGAGGTCATTAACTTTGTGACAAAGTTCATTCCATTCCCAATGGAAGAAGGAAGTGCCATGCGAGGAGTGGTGAAGTCGATGGCTTCAAAATCTATTTCCAGTGCATTGTCGTCGTTTGCCCTGCACAAAGAGCAAAATCGTATCGAGCAATAAAATAAGATACCGAACTGGGCCGTGCCACTATTGCAGAGAGCATTTGCATTAATTGTGTTACAGCACTTCGAATGAAGTCATCGACATAGATGAAATGCATGATATAACCATTTTGCGAAAGTAATTCTCTTTGGGATTCCTCGAGTTGTAAAGCACGCACCAGTTCTCATCGAAAACCGTCTCCTTGAACCTCAAGTACTCTTTAGCAGTGATACCTTCTACCTCAAGATCACTGGCATTCACCTTCACATATTCCCAAATGCCAGGATTCAGTCTAACCGCCAACCCAACATATGGGGGGACCACCGCAGCCTCCTGCAATTCCACGGAACAGCAAAATTTGACGAATGCTCGAGCACCAAATGATAGGAATCAGAGATGCTATGCTGCTTTGACAAATTCACACgcaaatttcaaacttttcaagttgtGTCAGTCCACGCTATTGCTATGTTAGGAATTGGGTTAAACTTAGCGTCCATGAAATATTTATCAATGCATGAGGGGAGTCATTCAAagtaaaattgaagaaaaaccGAAGTCCCTGCATGACTGGAAAAGGGTCCTAATGTCCTTTCAAAAAGATAAGATTTCGTTTGCATATTTACCAAATCACGAAAGATGGCAGGTCCAATTCCCGAGTGCTCGGGCgcgtgcatgcatgcatgcaagagagagagagagagagagacctgagtGGAGCTAAGAATAAACCCGAGCTGGCCTTCAAGAACCTGAGCCCTTTCGGTCATGTCTTCAATTGACTGCTCCACCTCCCCCATGATCTGCTGGCGTTTCATCAACCTCTTCCCACCCGCCACAAACCTTCTCCAAACAAGGACCAAATCATCAAACCAAGTAAGCTTCACATATTTCCATTAAGTGAACACAAACGATGAGAAAACCAACACCAATCCAGACCCATAATCACAAACTACCAAGAAACCAAGTATCACCTGGTAAAGCATCTCTTCATGTGGTACCTACTGGGCTTCATCGCATCTGGCATGTTGTCGGCCACCGAATCCGCCCTCTTAATCCCCGAACCTGAGGCCATCTCCGCGATCCAAGAAGCGCAATGAAACTGCTAATCCCGCAACAGATTTGGAGTTCGCAAAGGagctcttgttcttcttctcgtTCATGCTTGCCTGAACGGGAATGTATATATAGCGAGACCAGGTTCGAGAGAGCGGAGAAgggaaggaga
The sequence above is drawn from the Eucalyptus grandis isolate ANBG69807.140 chromosome 11, ASM1654582v1, whole genome shotgun sequence genome and encodes:
- the LOC104425866 gene encoding sucrose synthase 6 isoform X2 is translated as MASGSGIKRADSVADNMPDAMKPSRYHMKRCFTRFVAGGKRLMKRQQIMGEVEQSIEDMTERAQVLEGQLGFILSSTQEAAVVPPYVGLAVRLNPGIWEYVKVNASDLEVEGITAKEYLRFKETVFDENWANDDNALEIDFEAIDFTTPRMALPSSIGNGMNFVTKLMTSKLSKDSQSAKSFLEFLLALNHHGENLIINQNLNTVPKLQAALIAAEAFVSAFPKDEPVQKFEQRIKELGFEKGWGDTAERVKETMHTLSELLQALDSEKMDLFISRLPMIFNVVIFSPHGYFGQADVLGLPDTGGQVVYILDQVRALEEEMLLRIKQQGLAVKPNILVVTRLIPDAKNTKCDQELEPIVDTKHSYILRVPFKTSKGDVLRQWVSRFDIYPYLERFAQDAAAKIMDHMDCKPDLIIGNYSDGNLVASLMASKLGITQGTIAHALEKTKYEDSDVKWKELDPKYHFSCQFTADLIAMNQTDFVITSTYQEIAGSKTRPGQYESHTVFTMPGLCRVVSGINVFEPKFNIAAPGADQTVYFPYTQKQKRLTYFHPAIEELLYKEEDNNERLGFLADRKKPIIFSMARLDTVKNISGLTEWYGKNKRLRNLVNLVVVAGFFDPAKSKDREEIAEIKKMHALIEKYQLKGQFRWIAAQTDRYRNGELYRCIADTKGAFVQPALYEAFGLTVIEAMNCGLPTFATNQGGPAEIIVDGVSGFHIDPNNGDESSNKIADFFEKCKKGPEYWNTISTGGLQRIYECYTWKIYAKKLLNMGSMYGVWRHMNKQQKLAKTRYIQMMYNLHFRKLAKNVPIPTEEPQEQGAKVGSKPQKPTPEPGTVPSKGTPEPREEDIQEKPLASRIGNEITCPWNWWCLTMTFILISYYALSRLYFSESD
- the LOC104425866 gene encoding sucrose synthase 7 isoform X1, yielding MASGSGIKRADSVADNMPDAMKPSRYHMKRCFTRFVAGGKRLMKRQQIMGEVEQSIEDMTERAQVLEGQLGFILSSTQEAAVVPPYVGLAVRLNPGIWEYVKVNASDLEVEGITAKEYLRFKETVFDENWANDDNALEIDFEAIDFTTPRMALPSSIGNGMNFVTKLMTSKLSKDSQSAKSFLEFLLALNHHGENLIINQNLNTVPKLQAALIAAEAFVSAFPKDEPVQKFEQRIKELGFEKGWGDTAERVKETMHTLSELLQALDSEKMDLFISRLPMIFNVVIFSPHGYFGQADVLGLPDTGGQVVYILDQVRALEEEMLLRIKQQGLAVKPNILVVTRLIPDAKNTKCDQELEPIVDTKHSYILRVPFKTSKGDVLRQWVSRFDIYPYLERFAQDAAAKIMDHMDCKPDLIIGNYSDGNLVASLMASKLGITQGTIAHALEKTKYEDSDVKWKELDPKYHFSCQFTADLIAMNQTDFVITSTYQEIAGSKTRPGQYESHTVFTMPGLCRVVSGINVFEPKFNIAAPGADQTVYFPYTQKQKRLTYFHPAIEELLYKEEDNNERLGFLADRKKPIIFSMARLDTVKNISGLTEWYGKNKRLRNLVNLVVVAGFFDPAKSKDREEIAEIKKMHALIEKYQLKGQFRWIAAQTDRYRNGELYRCIADTKGAFVQPALYEAFGLTVIEAMNCGLPTFATNQGGPAEIIVDGVSGFHIDPNNGDESSNKIADFFEKCKKGPEYWNTISTGGLQRIYECYTWKIYAKKLLNMGSMYGVWRHMNKQQKLAKTRYIQMMYNLHFRKLAKNVPIPTEEPQEQGAKVGSKPQKPTPEPGTVPSKGTPEPSELRRSYSGQMIPKPELPREEDIQEKPLASRIGNEITCPWNWWCLTMTFILISYYALSRLYFSESD